Proteins from one Paraburkholderia sp. BL10I2N1 genomic window:
- a CDS encoding methyl-accepting chemotaxis protein — protein MKAATLGKREDAGFVSDGAPYRGVSQSRVPAGRLKGLSVKATLRLAFALLLIGTMAIGVFSLTQISRLNASTQSIYDQGHVASRAVEEARGYVLRASRAQKMLLTATTAKERDDLGNDIEAGLTAIGTQMNTLQQYADGSDSAAVAQQKKFAAAVAAWSGNLREFVKLVKAQPLDLSQMNWQVGTQDVSLLVETGKLEKLVDELVAQRGTAAKATIEASAFIYHSSFVMMAVMTAGLMVLAFFVSEWVVRRLSRQLGGEPVYAKEIASRIAAGDLSNEISIGRKDTSSMLFALRDMQKGLSTTVADIAASAEAIAAASSEISMGNLDLSQRTEQQAVALERTASSMEQLTSTVRQNADNAKQASALAHNASEIAEKGGEVVGRVVATMGKINESARSIGDIIGVIEGIAFQTNILALNAAVEAARAGEDGRGFSVVAGEVRNLAGRSAAAAKEIKTLINASVERVSNGSTLAQDAGQTMDEVVKAVKRVTDIMGEISAASAEQSSGIEEINLAVTQMDSGTQQNAALVEQATAAAQSLDDQAKALKGMVGKFRLGF, from the coding sequence ATGAAAGCAGCAACGCTGGGCAAGCGCGAGGATGCGGGGTTCGTTTCGGATGGCGCGCCTTATCGGGGAGTGTCGCAATCGCGTGTGCCGGCAGGCCGGCTCAAGGGCCTGTCGGTGAAGGCAACGCTGCGTCTGGCGTTTGCGCTGCTGTTGATCGGCACGATGGCGATCGGGGTGTTTTCGCTCACGCAGATCAGCCGCCTGAACGCGTCGACCCAGTCGATCTACGACCAGGGCCATGTTGCGAGCCGTGCGGTCGAGGAAGCGCGTGGGTACGTCCTGCGCGCAAGCCGTGCCCAGAAGATGCTGCTGACCGCCACGACCGCCAAGGAGCGAGACGACCTCGGTAACGACATCGAGGCGGGTCTCACGGCGATCGGCACCCAGATGAACACGCTGCAGCAGTATGCCGACGGCTCCGACAGTGCGGCGGTGGCCCAACAGAAGAAGTTCGCCGCGGCGGTCGCGGCGTGGAGCGGCAATCTGCGCGAGTTCGTCAAGCTGGTGAAGGCGCAGCCGCTGGATCTGTCGCAGATGAACTGGCAGGTCGGCACGCAGGACGTTTCGCTGCTGGTCGAAACAGGCAAGCTCGAGAAACTGGTCGACGAACTCGTCGCGCAGCGAGGGACGGCGGCGAAGGCGACCATCGAGGCCTCCGCATTCATCTATCACTCGTCGTTCGTGATGATGGCCGTGATGACGGCCGGCTTGATGGTGCTCGCGTTCTTCGTCAGTGAATGGGTGGTGCGGCGCCTGTCGCGGCAACTGGGCGGCGAGCCGGTGTACGCGAAAGAGATTGCGAGCCGGATCGCGGCGGGCGATCTGTCGAATGAGATTTCGATTGGGCGAAAGGATACGTCGAGCATGCTGTTCGCGCTGCGGGACATGCAGAAGGGCTTGTCGACGACGGTTGCCGATATCGCGGCGAGCGCCGAGGCGATTGCCGCGGCGTCCAGCGAGATTTCGATGGGCAATCTCGACCTGTCGCAGCGCACCGAGCAGCAGGCGGTCGCGCTCGAGCGCACCGCGAGCAGCATGGAGCAGTTGACGTCGACGGTGCGCCAGAACGCCGATAACGCGAAGCAGGCGAGCGCGCTCGCCCACAACGCATCGGAGATTGCGGAGAAGGGCGGCGAGGTGGTCGGTCGCGTCGTGGCGACGATGGGCAAGATCAACGAGAGTGCGCGGAGCATTGGCGACATCATCGGCGTGATCGAGGGGATCGCATTCCAGACGAACATTCTTGCGCTGAACGCTGCCGTCGAGGCTGCGCGTGCCGGTGAGGACGGGCGCGGCTTCTCGGTGGTGGCGGGCGAGGTGCGCAATCTTGCCGGGCGCAGCGCCGCCGCGGCCAAGGAGATCAAGACGCTGATCAATGCTTCCGTCGAACGGGTTAGCAATGGGTCGACGCTTGCTCAGGATGCCGGGCAAACCATGGATGAAGTCGTGAAGGCGGTCAAACGTGTGACGGACATCATGGGGGAGATTTCTGCGGCTTCCGCCGAGCAGAGTTCCGGGATCGAAGAGATCAATCTTGCTGTTACGCAGATGGATTCGGGGACGCAGCAGAATGCTGCCTTGGTGGAGCAGGCTACTGCCGCTGCGCAGTCCCTCGATGATCAGGCTAAGGCGCTTAAGGGGATGGTTGGGAAGTTTAGATTGGGGTTCTGA
- a CDS encoding HlyD family secretion protein, with protein MTIRKIIGFVATLAIFGVAILTGRALWVHYMDEPWTRDGRVRADVINIAPDVSGAVVELPVHDNQLVKKGDLLMQIDPSHYQIAVEQAQAAVAARKAELQMRRDDAQRRADMDSLVVSKESRENASHTASAAEAQYQQALAALDAAKLNLERTRVVAPADGYVTNLQVFRGDYANAGAPKMAIVDSHSFWVYGYFEETKLPRVRIGDKAEMRLMSGGVLHGHVESISRGIYDRDNPQSRELLADVNPTFNWVRLAQRVPVRVHIDQVPDGLVLSAGTTCTVVVTPG; from the coding sequence ATGACCATCCGGAAAATTATTGGCTTCGTCGCGACCCTCGCTATTTTTGGCGTCGCGATTCTGACTGGCCGTGCGCTGTGGGTGCACTACATGGACGAACCGTGGACGCGTGATGGGCGCGTGCGTGCGGACGTCATCAACATTGCGCCCGATGTGTCGGGTGCGGTGGTCGAACTGCCGGTGCACGACAACCAGCTCGTGAAGAAAGGCGATCTGTTGATGCAGATCGATCCGTCGCATTACCAGATTGCGGTCGAGCAGGCCCAGGCAGCCGTTGCGGCACGCAAGGCCGAGTTGCAGATGCGGCGCGACGATGCGCAGCGGCGTGCGGACATGGACAGCCTGGTGGTGTCGAAGGAAAGCCGCGAGAACGCGTCGCACACCGCCAGCGCTGCTGAAGCGCAGTATCAGCAGGCGCTCGCCGCGCTGGATGCAGCGAAGCTGAACCTCGAGCGTACGCGGGTGGTGGCGCCTGCCGACGGCTATGTGACGAATCTACAGGTTTTCCGCGGCGACTATGCGAATGCCGGTGCGCCCAAAATGGCTATCGTCGATAGCCATTCGTTCTGGGTCTATGGGTATTTCGAGGAAACCAAGTTGCCGCGTGTGCGGATCGGCGACAAGGCCGAAATGCGGCTGATGAGCGGCGGGGTTCTGCACGGGCACGTCGAAAGTATTTCCCGCGGCATCTATGACCGCGATAATCCGCAAAGCCGTGAACTGCTCGCTGATGTGAATCCTACTTTCAACTGGGTAAGGCTGGCGCAGCGGGTGCCCGTGCGGGTGCATATCGATCAGGTGCCTGATGGGCTTGTGCTTTCTGCGGGGACTACCTGTACGGTTGTTGTTACGCCTGGTTGA
- a CDS encoding DUF1656 domain-containing protein, translating into MPREIAVLDAYVPAIVLLFIAGAAVTWVLDRVIAWTGLYRVVWHPSLFRASLLVCVCGVLGLAVYR; encoded by the coding sequence ATGCCACGTGAAATCGCTGTCCTTGACGCGTACGTGCCGGCCATCGTGCTGCTGTTCATCGCCGGTGCCGCCGTGACCTGGGTGCTGGACCGTGTGATCGCCTGGACCGGGCTGTATCGCGTCGTCTGGCACCCTTCCCTATTCAGGGCGAGCCTGCTCGTCTGTGTGTGCGGCGTGCTCGGGCTCGCCGTTTATCGTTGA